A window from Coffea arabica cultivar ET-39 unplaced genomic scaffold, Coffea Arabica ET-39 HiFi ptg000081l, whole genome shotgun sequence encodes these proteins:
- the LOC140032795 gene encoding uncharacterized protein: protein MPKNEIKGLKIQVPAFKGKSDPEAYLEWEGRIEMVFDCYDYSEEQKVKVATVEFTDYALVWWDQVRTTRRRMGEPRVRTWRELKALMRKRFVPSYYNRDLHSKLQTLTQGNMSVEDYHKEIEMAMMRANIQEDNEATMARFLRGLNPDLQDALELQHYLDMHDLLELAIKAERGKKLRRGGPGNATTSNYSNRFQGNASTRNAYSTPNKVSDVSRSTSKAPQETPKARSRDIKCFKCQGFGHIQSQCPNQRVMLITHNGEIVSDDDECDDVPELVEDDCLEEEPAGEACSPTRGEVGCLVARRVLTARVKEDEQLQRENLFYTRCKVGDKVCSLIIDGGSCTNVASLLMVESLGLPTTRHPHPYRLQWLSEDGEVRVFKQVRIPFSIGTYIDEIVCDVVPMHATHIILGRPWQFDKHEFEDVFPDEVPDGLPPIRGIEHQIDLVPGAPLPNKPAYRMGPEETKELQRQVDGLLGKGWVKESLSPCAVPVVLVPKKDGTWRYVVSSQGIKVDKSKIEAIEQWPTPTSVPDVRSFLGLAGFYRRFVKNFSTIAAPLTAVTKKDDKFHWGESQEQAFLALKDTLTHAPVLALPNFNKTFEIDCDASGVGIGAVLMQDKRPCAFFSEKLGGAALNYPTYDKELYALVRALETWQHYLRPREFVIHTDHESLKYLKGQPKLSKRHAKWVSFIDTFSYVIKYKTGKTNVVADALLRRHDGFLFHVDKLCVPNSSIRDLLIREAHSGGLMGHFGIAKTLAMLQEHFYWPHMRRDVERMVGRCATCHKAKSKTNPYGLYTPLPIPHHPWIDLSMDFVLGLPRSPRGNDSIYVVVDRFSKMAHFIPCHKTDDASHVATLFFKEIVRLHGMPRTIVSDRDVKFLSYFWKTLWSKLGTRLLFSTTSHPQSDGQTEVVNRTLGTLLRALIKKNLKSWEECLPHVEFAYNHTVHSATQYSPFEIVYGFNPLTPLDLVPLPWVWLHLRKERFPKQRQSKLSPRGDGPFRVLQRVNDNAYTLELPGDYNVSATFNVGDLSPFLDEQDPDLRANPSQEEGTDVCTGLGPRDDPVRVPLGPVTRSRAKLFKESLQALVRVVQDQHGVHKDIEGLEKDHWANYTLIQAHDDSSGSPRDSAE from the exons ATGCCCAAAAACGAAATCAAGGGGCTTAAAATACAAGTTCCcgcattcaaaggcaaaagtgaccctgaggcttacttggagtgggaaggccgcatcgagatggtcttcgactgctacgactatagcgaggaacaaaaagtgaaggttgccaccgtggagttcaccgactacgcactcgtctggtgggaccaagtgaggaccacgaggaggaggatgggagaaccacgtgtccggacttggcgagaactcaaggcactaatgcgcaagcggtttgttcctagctactacaatcgTGATCTCCACTCTAAGCTGCAAACACTCacgcaaggcaacatgagtgtggaggattaCCACAAAgaaatcgagatggccatgatgagggccaacattcaagaagacaatgaagcCACAATGGCTAGGTTTCTTAGGGGTCTCAACCCTGACCTTCAGGATGCCTTGGAGcttcaacattacttggacatgcacgaccttctagaactcgccaTTAAGGCCGAACGGGGGAAGAAATTAAGACGGGGAGGCC CTGGAAATGCAACAACATCAAACTATTCTAACCGTTTCCAAGGTAATGCTTCTACCCGGAATGCCTATTCTACACCTAACAAGGTTTCTGATGTGTCCAGGTCTACTTCTAAGGCACCGCAAGAAACTCCTAaagctaggagtagggacatcaaatgctttaagtgccaagggtttgggcatattcaatctcaatgtccaaaccaacgggtaaTGCTGAtaactcacaatggcgaaatcgtgtcggatgatgacgaatgtgatGACGTGCCCGAACTAGTAGAAGATGACTGCCTGGAAGAAGAgccagctggggaggcttgctcgcctacacgaggagaagtaggttgcctagtagcacgacgagtgctaaccgcccgcgtcAAGGAGGatgagcagctacaacgcgaaaacctattctacacccgctgtaaggtAGGAGACAAAGtctgtagtctcatcatcgacggtggaagttgcacgaacgtggccagtttgctcatggttgaaagtctaggactccccactaccaggcatccacatccttaccgcctccaatggctaagtgaggatggtgaagtacgagtcttcaaacaaGTACGCATTCCCTTCTCCATTGGTACCTACAttgatgaaatcgtgtgcgaCGTAGTGCCAATGCATGCTACACATATCAtcttgggaaggccctggcaatttgacaaacat gaatttgaggatgttttccctgacgaggtccctgatggcttaccacccattcggggaattgaacaccaaatcgacctcgttcctggagcaccattacccaacaaacctgcctaccgcatgggtcccgaggagaccaaggagcttcaaaggcaagtagaTGGCCTGTTAGGTAAGGGATGGGTGAAGGAGAGTCTAAGTCCCTGCGCTGTGCCTGTGGtccttgtccccaaaaaggatggcacttggc gctatgttgtgagttcgcagggcatcaaggtggacaaatccaagattgaggccatcgagcaatggccaaccccTACATCCgttcctgacgtgcgcagctttcttggattggcgggttTTTATCGGCGATTTGTCAAAAActttagcaccattgctgccccattgaccgccgtgacaaagaaggatgacaagttccactggggggAATCCCAAGAACAAGCGTTCCTCGCCCTTAAGGACACACTCacccatgcacctgtgttagcattaccaaactttaacaagacctttgaaattgactgtgatgcttctggtgtaggtattggagcagtcctcatgcaagacaagaggccgtgTGCCTTCTTCAGCGAGAAACTGGGAGGGGCTGcgttaaactaccccacgtacgacaaggagttgtacgcactagtgagggccttggagacttggcaacactatcttcgccctcgggagttcgtgatacacactgatcacgagtcattgaagtacctcaagggacagcCCAAgctaagcaagcgacatgccaaatgggtaagcttcattgacaccttttcgtatgtcattaaatataagactggcaaaacgaatgtagtggctgatgcattattaCGTAG gcatgatggatttctattccatgtagataaattgtgtgtgcctaattcttccattcgtgaccTTTTGAtccgagaggcacatagtggtggtctcatgggccactttggcatcgccaagactctggccatgttgcaagagcacttttactggccccatatgcgtagagatgttgaacgcatggttggtaggtgtgctacttgccacaaggcaaagtctaagacaaatccatatggcttgtataccccattacctattccACACCATCCCTGgattgacttgtctatggactttgtattaggattgcctagatcaccaaggggtaatgactccatctatgttgtggttgatagattttctaagATGGCACATTTCATtccttgtcacaaaactgatgatgcatctcatgttgctactttatttttcaaagagaTTGTCCgcctgcatggcatgcctaggactaTTGTTAGTGACAGGGATGTGAAATtcctgagttacttttggaagaccttgtggtccaaacttggcactaggttattattttccaccactagtcatcctcaaagtgatggacaaactgaagttgtcaatcgcacacttggcactttacttcgggccttgattaaaaagaatcttaagtcttgggaagagtgcttacctcatgttgaatttgcctacaatcacactgtgcatagtgcaactcaatattctccctttgagattgtttatggcttcaaccccctcaccccccttgatctggtgcccttacc ttgggtgtgGCTACACTTAAGAAAAGAGCGTTTCCCCAAGCAACGTCAaagcaaattatccccaagaggggatggaccatttcgggtactccaacgggTCAATGACAATGCATACACATTGGAGCTGCCTGGGGACTACAacgttagtgcaaccttcaacgttgGGGACCTCAGCCCATTCCTTGACGAgcaggatccagatttgagggcaaatccttctcaagaggaggggactgatgtgtgcacgggcCTCGGCCCACGcgatgacccagtccgagtcccactgggcccagtcacacgttcaCGGGCCAAGCtgttcaaagaatcactccaagccctggtgagagtcgtccaagaccaacatggagttcacaaagatattgagggcttagagaaagACCACTGGGCCaattacaccttgatccaagcccatgacgACTCAAGTGGGTCTCCAAGGGattcggccgagtag